From a region of the Fischerella sp. JS2 genome:
- a CDS encoding tetratricopeptide repeat protein, which produces MNLSSDLRKGLQEALINAFPTKALLEQMLSFELNKNLEVVAGEGNLETVVFNLIKRAESEGWVGKLLRAARKNNPGNLLLQAIAREFLVNSYHKKKEAEQQAVKLNHNDTGYYNNSGLSHYNLGEYQAAIEDFNQAIKLNPNIANYYYNRGLSHYNLGEYQAAIEDFNQAIKLNPNDDNYYYNRGLFRYNLSEYQAAIEDFNQAIKLNSNVANYYNRRGMCHYNLGEYQAAIEDYNQAITLNPNVDTYHYNRGRSLHDLADYLGAIENYNQAIKLNPNGADYYYYRGWSRGDLEDYQGAIKDYNQAIQINPNDAFSYNNRAIVRDKLNDNEGAIKDINRAIQINPNNALFYKNKGQFYDNKNKKQDAISNYEQASNLYLRQGNMEEYQKVREKIKKLNSFLWWL; this is translated from the coding sequence ATGAACTTATCTTCTGATTTGCGTAAGGGACTACAAGAAGCTTTGATTAATGCTTTCCCTACTAAAGCATTATTAGAGCAGATGTTATCATTTGAATTAAATAAAAATCTAGAAGTAGTTGCAGGAGAAGGTAATTTAGAAACTGTTGTCTTCAACTTAATAAAAAGAGCAGAATCAGAGGGGTGGGTTGGAAAACTATTACGTGCTGCACGTAAGAACAATCCTGGAAACTTGCTTTTGCAAGCTATTGCCCGAGAATTCTTAGTAAATTCTTATCATAAAAAAAAGGAAGCTGAACAACAAGCTGTTAAACTCAACCATAATGATACTGGCTACTATAATAACAGTGGTTTGTCTCACTACAATTTAGGTGAATATCAAGCTGCTATAGAAGATTTCAATCAAGCAATTAAACTCAATCCTAATATTGCTAATTACTATTACAATCGTGGTTTATCTCACTACAATTTAGGTGAATATCAAGCTGCTATAGAAGATTTTAATCAAGCAATTAAACTCAATCCTAATGATGATAATTATTACTATAATCGTGGTTTATTTCGCTATAATTTAAGTGAATATCAAGCTGCTATAGAAGATTTCAATCAAGCAATTAAACTCAACTCTAATGTTGCTAATTACTACAATAGACGTGGTATGTGTCACTATAATTTAGGTGAGTACCAAGCTGCCATAGAAGATTACAATCAAGCGATTACACTCAACCCTAATGTTGATACTTATCACTACAATCGTGGTAGGTCTCTTCACGATTTAGCCGATTACTTAGGTGCAATCGAAAATTATAATCAAGCGATTAAACTCAATCCTAATGGTGCTGACTACTACTACTATCGTGGTTGGTCTCGTGGTGATTTAGAGGATTATCAAGGTGCAATTAAAGATTATAATCAAGCTATTCAAATTAATCCTAATGATGCTTTTTCCTACAATAATCGCGCTATAGTCCGTGATAAACTAAATGATAACGAAGGTGCTATTAAAGATATTAACCGAGCTATTCAAATTAATCCTAACAATGCTTTATTTTACAAAAACAAGGGTCAATTTTATGATAATAAAAATAAAAAACAGGATGCAATATCAAATTATGAACAAGCATCAAATCTTTATTTAAGACAAGGAAATATGGAAGAATATCAAAAAGTAAGAGAGAAAATTAAAAAATTAAATTCATTCCTGTGGTGGCTTTAA
- a CDS encoding effector-associated domain EAD1-containing protein, whose amino-acid sequence MLISMGLSGPQRKKLQEALIDAFPTTASLEQMLSFELDKSLDAIVGGGSLATVVFNLIKVADSQGWVENLVRAACQSNPGNSNLKAITEELLTESSFIVPPAPFPEPPTQPNQQQKILILAAIPHGLRLDKEIREIEEAIRRSLRRNLFEIRLRTAVRPQDIRRAIAEEQPQIVHFCGHGQADGSLVLEDDGGNNKPVSPEGLASLFELHTDYVQCVLLNACYSQQPAEAIRQHINYVISMNNPIKDKAAIAFAQGFYDGLGYKNSGSQDVFQRAFKEGRTAIMLENPSQGSIPVLKTK is encoded by the coding sequence ATGTTGATAAGTATGGGTTTATCTGGTCCACAACGTAAAAAACTACAAGAAGCTTTAATTGATGCTTTTCCAACTACAGCATCTCTAGAGCAGATGTTGTCATTTGAATTAGATAAAAGCCTAGATGCAATTGTTGGAGGAGGTAGTTTAGCAACAGTTGTGTTTAATTTAATCAAAGTAGCAGATTCTCAGGGATGGGTTGAAAATTTAGTTCGTGCTGCATGTCAGTCAAATCCTGGAAACTCCAATTTAAAAGCTATTACGGAAGAACTGTTAACAGAAAGCTCATTCATAGTACCACCTGCTCCTTTTCCCGAACCTCCTACACAACCAAATCAGCAGCAGAAAATATTAATTTTGGCAGCTATTCCTCATGGATTACGTTTGGATAAAGAGATTCGAGAAATCGAGGAAGCTATACGACGATCTCTAAGACGAAATTTATTTGAAATTCGTCTGAGAACTGCTGTACGTCCTCAAGATATTCGTCGCGCGATCGCAGAAGAACAACCTCAAATTGTTCATTTTTGTGGACATGGCCAAGCAGATGGCAGCTTAGTGTTAGAAGATGATGGGGGAAACAATAAACCAGTTTCACCTGAAGGTTTAGCATCACTTTTTGAATTACACACTGATTATGTTCAATGCGTGTTGCTGAACGCTTGTTATTCACAACAACCTGCTGAGGCGATTAGGCAGCATATTAATTATGTTATTAGTATGAACAACCCAATAAAAGACAAAGCAGCGATCGCATTTGCTCAAGGGTTTTATGACGGGTTGGGTTACAAAAATTCTGGTAGTCAAGATGTGTTCCAAAGAGCCTTTAAAGAAGGTAGGACTGCCATTATGCTAGAAAATCCTTCACAAGGGTCAATACCAGTCTTGAAAACAAAATAG
- a CDS encoding cyclic nucleotide-binding domain-containing protein, whose amino-acid sequence MSSFKLDQLLTNLQTVITYQDLATGEVLFYQNDPATAIFAVESGRIKLVHYTEAGKTVISSSVNHLE is encoded by the coding sequence ATGAGTTCTTTCAAACTTGACCAACTTCTCACTAATTTACAGACTGTAATTACTTATCAGGATTTAGCAACTGGAGAGGTTCTTTTTTATCAGAACGATCCTGCGACAGCAATCTTTGCAGTAGAATCTGGACGAATTAAGCTGGTTCATTATACGGAAGCAGGAAAAACTGTTATATCAAGTTCGGTTAATCACTTAGAATAA
- a CDS encoding Crp/Fnr family transcriptional regulator gives MSSTFTEQLARRLHYTKLLELRGIRSASARVMHYLRVIASPNQKTVKLDRPLKEIASDIGISAEVLYRTLKKLQSDRLITRIKRKITINK, from the coding sequence TTGTCAAGTACTTTTACAGAACAACTAGCACGTCGATTGCACTACACAAAGCTGCTGGAGTTGCGGGGTATTCGTTCTGCTAGCGCTCGGGTAATGCACTACCTGCGTGTGATTGCTTCTCCCAATCAGAAAACAGTCAAGTTAGATCGCCCTTTAAAAGAAATTGCTAGCGATATCGGTATCAGTGCCGAAGTTTTATACCGTACTTTGAAGAAACTACAAAGCGATCGCTTAATTACTAGAATCAAACGCAAAATTACTATTAATAAGTGA
- a CDS encoding DUF4079 domain-containing protein: protein MELKDFFALLHPALAVGFVFPLIGIVVNFAWQVRQRRLQTVSGGKSKIPPVVGKEHVQLGRILSGAVVTITLLGLAYSIFAKMLESQVRTTEPLRFIFVIAICVATASSVFILYMAKTRAWRCIFATLTGMGLILLGSQPEVFRRGNEWYVSHYYYGITVAMLMIFSLAIVQEIYQDRTNRWRMVHIFLNCIAVLLFIGQGITGTRDLLEIPLSWQESYIQQLYEQQCQTKPCTIHFNTPPGKL from the coding sequence ATGGAACTCAAAGATTTCTTTGCATTGTTGCATCCTGCACTAGCAGTTGGGTTTGTTTTTCCTCTAATTGGTATAGTTGTGAATTTTGCTTGGCAGGTTCGCCAACGTCGCCTGCAAACTGTATCTGGGGGTAAAAGTAAAATTCCTCCCGTTGTTGGCAAAGAGCATGTTCAGTTAGGACGAATTTTGAGTGGGGCTGTGGTGACAATTACTTTGCTAGGGCTTGCTTACTCAATTTTTGCCAAAATGCTTGAAAGTCAAGTACGGACAACCGAACCTCTGCGTTTCATCTTTGTAATTGCTATATGTGTCGCCACCGCTTCCTCTGTGTTCATCCTTTATATGGCAAAAACACGGGCATGGCGATGTATATTTGCTACTTTAACAGGGATGGGGTTAATTTTGTTGGGTTCTCAGCCAGAAGTTTTTCGCAGAGGAAATGAGTGGTACGTATCTCACTATTACTACGGTATCACTGTTGCTATGCTAATGATTTTTTCGTTAGCGATTGTACAAGAAATCTACCAGGATCGGACTAATCGCTGGCGGATGGTTCACATTTTTTTGAACTGCATTGCTGTTTTATTGTTCATTGGACAAGGAATAACCGGAACACGAGACTTACTAGAAATTCCCCTTAGTTGGCAGGAATCATATATACAACAGCTTTATGAGCAGCAGTGTCAGACAAAACCATGTACGATTCACTTTAATACTCCACCTGGTAAGCTTTAA